The Solanum pennellii chromosome 4, SPENNV200 genomic interval GTCGGATTGGTGTTTTTGGCATACCACCAATCGGATGTTTGCCATCGCAAAGAACACTGAAAGGTGGAGAAGAAAGACAATGTGTTGATTATTTGAACCAAGCAGCACTATTGTTCAACAGCAAGTTGGCAGCTGATTTAAGTTCTCTGGGGAACAAGTTACCTAATTCGAGATTAGTGTATGTTGATATATACAATCTTCCACTTGATGTCATCAACAACCCTCAAAAATATGGTACAAATATGTCTTTCTTTCTCTTAAATATCAAGAATATTTCCGTTTCTTATCTTTAAATTGATTGTGCAGGATTCAAGATTGCAGACAAAGGATGCTGCGGGACAGGGCAAATAGAAGTTGCAGAGTTATGCAGATTCGCGTGTTCCAGTGATTCAGATTATGTCTTTTGGGATAGTTTTCATCTTACTGAAAAAGCATACAGGCTTTTAGTTCATAAAATTCTTGTCCAACATTTAAGTAGCTTCTTCTGATAAATTTACATTCCAACATAGCGTGTTTAAGACTACAAGATTAAAGCATATTTTGGTACATTCAATGtatctttattttaaaaccacaagattcCTAAGTGTTTACTTTTTTAACTATGTGCCAAGTTAAAatcagacaaacaaattgaatcGGAGGTAGTATTATGTTCTCACTCTGTGAACGAGTCTGTCATCTGATCTTTATTTCGCTCTTTTTTTCATGTAAGCATGTATATGATGTAGTTGTAACATAGTTGTGTACATGGACATGGACTATTACAGTACATACAAACTTGCTAGACTAGTTTGATCTGCGATCTGCTGTTTTGGAGTGTTCACCTTGTGAATTAGTAGATACAACGAATGGACTTCGGACTTTGTATTTACCATTTGTCCATGTAATTGATCCAAACAAGTCTTCCTTTGGTTTAGATGAAGCTTTGAAAGACATTTCATAGCTCAACTTCTTGCTATTATTTGTAAATACCAATTTATTCGGGGTCACTTGGACTTCCAAACCAACTGGTGCCTTTATACTTGCTGTATATGTTGCGTCTTCTTGTCCTACGTTAGTTACAGTTCTTGTTACTTTCTTgatttcattttctttgataTTTGAAACAGCAATGGAAGGGTAGTTCATTTGTGAGACGGATTCAGAACTTGAGTTGGTGGGACATGAAAAATCATCAGGAACTGTATTTGAAATGAGTTTTATCTTTGATTTATCGTAGCCAACTGAGCATAGGTACTGCAAGTAGTCTGCAGTGTTAGTCTCGTAGACCAATCCTGGATTGAGTGCCAATGAAGGGCTTGCTTCTCCAGCTCCTATGTCGTATGGTGTTGCAACGGATCCAGAGACTGTTGTGATTGGAGCCTTCAAATTGTTAGTCTGTAAAGCTGTAAAATTAAAGATTGACATGGGTCAGTACAAAAAGGCAGTCCGATGCTCTGAGCTCCTGCTTTTGCCGGAGTAAAGGCTTACCACATCGTATATTATATACAGTCTTACCTTATATTTCTGCAGGAGGTTGTTTTCACGTCATTGATATGAGTCtatacacataaaaaataaactgTAGTATGTGAGTTAAGACTTCTTACCTGAGGTCATAATAGctgatctgattgctgaaggACTCCAAGAAGGATTTTGCGCCTTGACTAATGCGGCAATACCAGAAACATGAGGGCAGGACATGGAAGTCCCTGATATTATGTTGTAAAGTGGTAACGCCTGGCCAGCGACAGCCTCTGTTGTGTCGTTTCCAGGCCAAGCCGCGAGAATTGCAACACCTGGTGCTGTAATATCTGGCTGCAAGGACAAATATCAAACTTGAGTCAGcctatttttttgttgtttttccaTCTTCATTAGAGCATAaccaaagaaaataaacaacatactacaccttacccctacctcgtAGAGATAGAGAGGCTTCTTCCGATAGACCCTCCGATTAAATAAACCATGCCAAACAGTTCTAAAAAGGGAATACAAATATGggaacaataacaacaacagaATGATACAAAATGGAGAGTATTACACAACAGACAGAAGAAAGAACAGTAACAACAACGAAATAATTAATGCAATAACCGgagaacaaaaaaatacaagtgaTAGCGAAATCAAAGAACAAGAAACTACGAGAATAATGCTAATACTACTAGCAAGAAAGAAGACAAAAATAGTATTTACTTTGAGGAGATTATGTGTGTTGTATGTAGGACCCCTTGATGAGAAGTAAGCCACAAGAGGAGCTGGTTTGTAGTTAGCTATGGTAACAGTTGGCAGAACTGATGCAACTGGTTTCCTTCacaaattttgaagaatattaTAAGCAAAAATTCATCAGTTAGCAACAAATGAAATTCAGAATTATCAACTAATTACTTTGTTGAGTTGATGTAAGAAAGGATCTCATTGCTATCCTTTTCAGTTACAACAGCTGCTGGAAAGGAATTGAATTTAGGGGCCACAGTTCTTGCATTATCATCTATTAGTATAAATCCAATGCCACCTTTCTTCTTCACTTCTGTTAGTTTCTCAGTAAGTGAAAAGTATCCGTCGCGATTATCACAAAGAACAATTTTCCCCTTAACTTTGGTTTCATCTAATGAATTCGGATAACAATACCTGAAACACATTGATTAGTTATAGGTATGTACAACAGTCAAATCTCTCTATAACGGTATCTTGTATCAGGAATCTTTTGGTTTCTATAGAGAAATGTCGTTCTagaaaacatataatataacatagcATGGAAAATTGGTTCCAAAAGAAACGTGATTGTTATAGAGAGGTCTGACTGTATGAGTAGACATCAAATGTTGTGTCCTACTATTCTATATTCTTTAAATTACCTTGCACCTTTCTCCATAACAACATTATTGCTGGATTTGGCTAAATCGCCACTAATCAACGGGTATACTGGAGATCTTGTCAAGTTACCTAAACTTATACCTCCACCCTGCAACTCAAATAAGGATACCAAGTATTATAGTGGATAGTTTTTGACATTTTCTCTGGCTTAACAGAACACAAGATTGATCTGGTTTAGAAAAAAGTATCTGTTCTCTTACCTTTATCAACTTGTTTCCACCTAAGACAATATCTGTCTCGAAGTCACGGTCAATTGTAGTAGCTGCAACAGTGAGAATCCAAGGTGCAACATTGACAACAGTTGCCGGACCAGGGCCATCATTTCCAGCAGAACAGGAAACAAGAATTCCCTTTTCAACAGCATGGAATGCTCCAATAGCTATAGGATCTCTAGAAAACTCGACTTCAAGACCAGATGATGAACCAAGTGATAGCGATAAAACATCAACCCCATCTGCAATTGCATCATCAAATGCTTTCATTATAGCTGATCCATGACATCCATCAGCCGTGCAGACACGATACATGGCTATTCTTGAACCTGGGGATCCACCCTTTGCGGTCCCAGAAGCCAAACCATAATAAGATGCTCCTGAAATCAAACTCCCAGCTGCTGTAGATGCAACATGAGTTCCATGTCCATTATCATCCCTAGCTGAACCAGAAGGTCTTACACCATCCTCATCAGAGTCATCATAGAACCTTGCACCAACTAACTTCCtaataaaacatcaaaaaatagCAAACTCTATAAGTTTCCAGTCATAAATGTGTATAGTTCAATGATTTTACTGTTAAGGTAGGCAAAAGTTCAGTTACTTTAACGTGACTGAAAATAGTTTAGTGACTTTACTGTTACACGTACTATGTAACGTTCAGTTACTATATGATGTGGCGAAAAACAGGTGTGATCATACGCGAAATTGTATATGAGGAGCTAGAAAGTTACTTGTTGCATTTGAAAGAGATGGAATCATGACTTTCCATACAAGTTCCTTTCCACTTAGATGGAACTTCACTCATATCATTATCACTAAAACTCTCTGATTCAGGCCATATTCCTGAAAAAATAATGGACAAAATTAAATTCTATCATAcagaatacaaaatatataacttGCCTGCACTTCATTTTATAAATGTTGCACCTGTATCCAAGATTCCAATTATAGTATCAACGCCTTTTGGTGACGCGTTATCAGAACCAGATATTGGAGCAGAACTGCTTTCTACTTCAGTTTGATATTGCAAAAAGTCCCACGAACGCGTTGTGTGTAGTTGCAATATTGGATCAGGGAATACTGATATAACTCCAGGTTTTTGAGCAATAGATTTAGCCTCAGCTTCTGATAAACGCGCTGCGAATCCTGAGAAACCATTGTTGTAACTGTGTACAACTGCATCCTTTTTCCTAACATACATTAGAGATACATGTTTACAAAAAAAACCTCATTCTTGAAAATGAactataataatgaaaattccATCAACCTAACATTTTCTATTCAGACCGCAGTCTAAAAGGTCCATAAGTTGCAACAGAAATAAAAACAGAATCATTTACCAATTAACTGTCTCAAAAAGTAACAACCagccaaaaaaaattgttacaaaTTCAGAGCCATGTGTAATACTCCCTACGTTTCATTTTTATCTGACATTGTTTGATTGGACATGTAGTACGATCAAGAAAGAAAGACTTCCATTACATACCTCATAAACGTGTCATGACATTTTTATGACcgtaaaaatatatcattaaagAGTCTAAAGGCAACGAGTTCTACATCGAGTACAATAGAAGAAACTAgtatcatataaaatgaaacaaaaagagTATATTAATATAAACTAACCTTTTTATTAATGAGCTCATTAGTTCTGCTTGCTGATTTTTCGAACCATCGTTCGACGAATCAGCAGCACCCATGTAAACAATATAAACACCattgtttttttcttgagaAACTGCATTAGTTTCTCTAAGCAAAGagagtaaaaataaaaggaagCAAAAAAACAGAACAATGTCTTTCATTTTTGTTTCcaaattaaatgtttttaacaAAAATGAATGCCCTTTTTAAAGTTACAAAATGTTGATCACATAAAGCTTATTATATAGTAATCATCATTTGGTGCATTCATGCGTGTACGCACTTTATAATTGCTCGTCAATCACCTGCCACAGCCTATATATTTTTAACCATCTATAGTGCGTTTAATGCTTATCCAAACACGCCACTATGACAGTGGAGTGGTGGTAGGCGGTGGCGATCGTCGTCCACGTGGCGAATAGTGATTGGACTATAGtcttttagtaatataatatGTTACGTTTATAAGTCTATATTTTTTTCGAGTGTAAGTGCAAAATCAACTTAGGTATAAAGAAGTATAACTAACCTACATGCCTATTAGATTGGAAGGTTGTCCTAGCCATTCaaatttcaaagtgatgttttaaaattattattattgttacttTGTTTTATCTGTTCGTATCTATGATTTGAAGTTTATTATATACGTATTAAATGAGTTTTTTAGCGAATATAACTTTGTATTGACAAGTATTTGAAGCAAAAATTATATCTGACTATCAAGGGTGTGGTTTAATGTTTAATAGTAAAGTGAATGTTATGAAAATCACACGAGAGTTTGtagttttatttaataaaaaaaaagtataatatataaaGGTGTTTTTAGCTTGATTTCAACTGGTATTtgtgtttttcaattttgaatttgtataaagaCTATCGTAAAGTGAACAAGTAGATATATGTGTCTTACATGGAAAATCACATATATCTACTTGTTTaactttcaataattttaagtGCTTATGAATATAAAACAACGGAATCAAAGTTAACgaatatgtttatgtattatgcctaaaattGAGAATGTTATCCAACTTTTTTCTTTATCTATCTAAACC includes:
- the LOC107018260 gene encoding CO(2)-response secreted protease, yielding MKDIVLFFCFLLFLLSLLRETNAVSQEKNNGVYIVYMGAADSSNDGSKNQQAELMSSLIKRKKDAVVHSYNNGFSGFAARLSEAEAKSIAQKPGVISVFPDPILQLHTTRSWDFLQYQTEVESSSAPISGSDNASPKGVDTIIGILDTGIWPESESFSDNDMSEVPSKWKGTCMESHDSISFKCNKKLVGARFYDDSDEDGVRPSGSARDDNGHGTHVASTAAGSLISGASYYGLASGTAKGGSPGSRIAMYRVCTADGCHGSAIMKAFDDAIADGVDVLSLSLGSSSGLEVEFSRDPIAIGAFHAVEKGILVSCSAGNDGPGPATVVNVAPWILTVAATTIDRDFETDIVLGGNKLIKGGGISLGNLTRSPVYPLISGDLAKSSNNVVMEKGARYCYPNSLDETKVKGKIVLCDNRDGYFSLTEKLTEVKKKGGIGFILIDDNARTVAPKFNSFPAAVVTEKDSNEILSYINSTKKPVASVLPTVTIANYKPAPLVAYFSSRGPTYNTHNLLKPDITAPGVAILAAWPGNDTTEAVAGQALPLYNIISGTSMSCPHVSGIAALVKAQNPSWSPSAIRSAIMTSALQTNNLKAPITTVSGSVATPYDIGAGEASPSLALNPGLVYETNTADYLQYLCSVGYDKSKIKLISNTVPDDFSCPTNSSSESVSQMNYPSIAVSNIKENEIKKVTRTVTNVGQEDATYTASIKAPVGLEVQVTPNKLVFTNNSKKLSYEMSFKASSKPKEDLFGSITWTNGKYKVRSPFVVSTNSQGEHSKTADRRSN